A genomic window from Chaetodon auriga isolate fChaAug3 chromosome 13, fChaAug3.hap1, whole genome shotgun sequence includes:
- the carf gene encoding calcium-responsive transcription factor isoform X8: MLIVTGQSEGREVFVIPSNQLSGSQLAVISSSPAGAVVNIPVTTATDSSSSKQTAAASSLDASTRMKPLPSGSPSWALRLRNAQKLGDSYRGFCCSEAELEAILLLHKQQTGCVFGTRQSPSVDKPATRLMWKSQYVPYDGIPFVNTGSRAIAMECQFGPRRKGLQSNKSSEQTAELSYKATCPARIYIKKVRKFPEFRVPSEPTADRKTVRQEQEKAFQSLKNQNLETGGVIRFYLQLPTERAHLYHTVDTPPVPPPLPDLPPPPTQPEEEEEAEEMMEEEAEQNRVIPSRLHPRVAERIRQLVAAGHHQVYSVRKQLRHFVEKELFKCDGLPERHNLRYFPTVNDIKNHIHESQKALGLTSSSAEWTEASSDPLIETVTLTLTPAAEVDGSDSLSPEAVQLFSSLSSLQPKIFAQLQGILQPPPPLSPLPPSSFLQIPGGESVVASGPEEVLDEGQQLLCFRRR; the protein is encoded by the exons ATG ctgatCGTGACGGGCCAGTCAGAGGGAAGAGAGGTGTTTGTCATCCCGTCCAATCAGCTCTCAGGGTCCCAGCTGGCCGTGATCTCTAGTAGCCCAGCAG gTGCTGTTGTCAACATCCCAGTAACCACGGCAAcagactccagcagcagcaagcagacAGCAGCCGCCAG CAGTCTGGATGCTTCCACTCGTATGAAGCCGCTGCCCTCCGGCTCCCCCAGCTGGGCCCTGAGACTGCGTAACGCTCAG AAGTTGGGAGATTCCTACAGAGGTTTCTGCTGTTCAGAGGCAGAGTTGGAGGCCATCCTGTTGCTCCATAAGCAGCAGACTGGTTGTGTCTTTGGGACTCGTCAGTCTCCATCTGTGGACAAACCAGCAACCAGATTAATGTGGAAGTCTCAGTACGTCCCCTATGACGGCATCCCATTCGTCAATACAG GCAGCAGAGCGATCGCGATGGAGTGTCAGTTCGGACCTCGCAGGAAAGGACTGCAGTCCAACAAGAGCTCTGAACAAACTGCTGAGCTCTCATACAAAGCTACCTGTCCCGCCAg GATCTACATAAAGAAAGTTCGAAAGTTTCCAGAATTCAGAGTCCCATCAGAGccgacagcagacaggaagacgGTGAgacaggagcaggagaaggcCTTCCAGAGTCTGAAGAACCAGAACCTGGAGACAGGAGGGGTCATCAG gTTTTACCTGCAGCTCCCCACAGAGAGAGCTCACCTGTATCACACCGTGGACACGCCCCCTGTCCCCCCGCCTCTCCCTgacctcccccctccccccacccagccagaggaggaggaggaggcggaggagatgatggaggaggaagcagagcag AACAGAGTCATCCCGTCTCGCCTCCACCCGCGGGTGGCTGAGAGGATCCGGCAGCTGGTGGCAGCAGGTCATCATCAGGTCTACAGTGTCCGCAAACAGCTCAG gcaTTTTGTGGAGAAGGAACTCTTTAAATGTGATGGCCTTCCAGAGAGACACAACCTGAGATACTTCCCCACCGTCAACGACATCAAAAACCATATCCATGAGTCCCAGAAGGCCCTGGGGCTGACCAGCAGCTCCGCTgag tggacTGAAGCAAGTAGTGACCCTCTGATTGAGACggtcacactgacactgactcctgctgctgaag TGGACGGCAGCGACTCTTTGTCTCCTGAAGCTGTTCAGCTGTTCagttctctctcttctctgcagcCCAAGATCTTTGCTCAGCTGCAG GGAatcctccagcctcctcctcctctctcccccctccccccatctTCCTTCCTCCAGATTCCTGGTGGGgagtctgtggtggcatcaGGTCCAGAGGAGGTGCTGGATGAGGGGCAGCAG CTTCTCTGCTTCAGGCGGAGGTGA
- the carf gene encoding calcium-responsive transcription factor isoform X4, with product METRTHRDVSSLEPEQVRQTDSAEPGPDQRGPASPPVSPETDAALSSAPPADCPCPSSAAIVTTETNPPPPPAAAPAPSDPAADTWVTSQVLAPPSATCHSQLIIVEQRGQTPSAERMLIVTGQSEGREVFVIPSNQLSGSQLAVISSSPAGAVVNIPVTTATDSSSSKQTAAASSLDASTRMKPLPSGSPSWALRLRNAQKLGDSYRGFCCSEAELEAILLLHKQQTGCVFGTRQSPSVDKPATRLMWKSQYVPYDGIPFVNTGSRAIAMECQFGPRRKGLQSNKSSEQTAELSYKATCPARIYIKKVRKFPEFRVPSEPTADRKTVRQEQEKAFQSLKNQNLETGGVIRFYLQLPTERAHLYHTVDTPPVPPPLPDLPPPPTQPEEEEEAEEMMEEEAEQNRVIPSRLHPRVAERIRQLVAAGHHQVYSVRKQLRHFVEKELFKCDGLPERHNLRYFPTVNDIKNHIHESQKALGLTSSSAEWTEASSDPLIETVTLTLTPAAEVDGSDSLSPEAVQLFSSLSSLQPKIFAQLQGILQPPPPLSPLPPSSFLQIPGGESVVASGPEEVLDEGQQVSGGGQHVVPQNEENIQLQINDSATSSEDDTMLTD from the exons ATGGAGACAAGAACCCACAGAGATGTCAGCAGTCTTGAACCTGAACAGGTCAGACAGACTGAT TCTGCAGAACCTGGACCAGACCAGCGTGGCCCCGCctcccctcctgtctctcctgaAACAGATGCTGCTCTAAGCTCCGCCCCTCCAGCTGACTGTCCCTGCCCATCGTCAGCAGCCATTGTGACCACAGAAacaaaccctcctcctcctcctgcagctgcccCCGCCCCCTCTGATCCAGCTGCTGACACCTGGGTGACATCACAGGTGCTGGCTCCGCCCTCAGCGACGTGTCACAGTCAGCTGATCATCGTGGAGCAGCGAGGTCAGACACCATCTGCCGAACGCATG ctgatCGTGACGGGCCAGTCAGAGGGAAGAGAGGTGTTTGTCATCCCGTCCAATCAGCTCTCAGGGTCCCAGCTGGCCGTGATCTCTAGTAGCCCAGCAG gTGCTGTTGTCAACATCCCAGTAACCACGGCAAcagactccagcagcagcaagcagacAGCAGCCGCCAG CAGTCTGGATGCTTCCACTCGTATGAAGCCGCTGCCCTCCGGCTCCCCCAGCTGGGCCCTGAGACTGCGTAACGCTCAG AAGTTGGGAGATTCCTACAGAGGTTTCTGCTGTTCAGAGGCAGAGTTGGAGGCCATCCTGTTGCTCCATAAGCAGCAGACTGGTTGTGTCTTTGGGACTCGTCAGTCTCCATCTGTGGACAAACCAGCAACCAGATTAATGTGGAAGTCTCAGTACGTCCCCTATGACGGCATCCCATTCGTCAATACAG GCAGCAGAGCGATCGCGATGGAGTGTCAGTTCGGACCTCGCAGGAAAGGACTGCAGTCCAACAAGAGCTCTGAACAAACTGCTGAGCTCTCATACAAAGCTACCTGTCCCGCCAg GATCTACATAAAGAAAGTTCGAAAGTTTCCAGAATTCAGAGTCCCATCAGAGccgacagcagacaggaagacgGTGAgacaggagcaggagaaggcCTTCCAGAGTCTGAAGAACCAGAACCTGGAGACAGGAGGGGTCATCAG gTTTTACCTGCAGCTCCCCACAGAGAGAGCTCACCTGTATCACACCGTGGACACGCCCCCTGTCCCCCCGCCTCTCCCTgacctcccccctccccccacccagccagaggaggaggaggaggcggaggagatgatggaggaggaagcagagcag AACAGAGTCATCCCGTCTCGCCTCCACCCGCGGGTGGCTGAGAGGATCCGGCAGCTGGTGGCAGCAGGTCATCATCAGGTCTACAGTGTCCGCAAACAGCTCAG gcaTTTTGTGGAGAAGGAACTCTTTAAATGTGATGGCCTTCCAGAGAGACACAACCTGAGATACTTCCCCACCGTCAACGACATCAAAAACCATATCCATGAGTCCCAGAAGGCCCTGGGGCTGACCAGCAGCTCCGCTgag tggacTGAAGCAAGTAGTGACCCTCTGATTGAGACggtcacactgacactgactcctgctgctgaag TGGACGGCAGCGACTCTTTGTCTCCTGAAGCTGTTCAGCTGTTCagttctctctcttctctgcagcCCAAGATCTTTGCTCAGCTGCAG GGAatcctccagcctcctcctcctctctcccccctccccccatctTCCTTCCTCCAGATTCCTGGTGGGgagtctgtggtggcatcaGGTCCAGAGGAGGTGCTGGATGAGGGGCAGCAGGTCAGTGGAGGAGGCCAGCATGTGGTTCCACAGAACGAAGAGAACATCCAGCTGCAGATCAATGACTCTGCTACCAGCAGTGAGGATGATACCATGCTAACAGattga